Proteins encoded by one window of Chromobacterium violaceum ATCC 12472:
- the tssG gene encoding type VI secretion system baseplate subunit TssG, whose translation MSDAELAVTASSRQPRDLRHELAADASQFGFFQAARILGLSGARRPGARRGRLPERLRFRTLASLSFPASELTGYKPGTEEGDAADEMTISFLGLTGPSGALPTAYTELLLERRLRHRDDTMHAFFDLFSHRAASLFFEAWCKYRSWIHVEAGERNGFTRNLLDLGGVGLSQLRQQMGPGAELDERMFVYYAGLLSQKPLSAQSLLTLVEGFFGVDATLEQFVGQWLQVPEGEQSQLGMDGCELGLSAFAGERIWDRQTKLKLRLGPLRREQFNALQPHAAGAQALRALMKFALGHGLAAEVCLVLDQRDVQPAVLGSATLSLGGDSWMGRPAGHPDDMRYTLLD comes from the coding sequence ATGAGCGATGCTGAGTTGGCTGTTACGGCATCGTCGCGGCAGCCCCGCGACCTGCGGCACGAGCTCGCGGCCGATGCCAGCCAGTTCGGTTTCTTCCAGGCCGCGCGCATACTCGGCTTGTCCGGCGCGCGCCGGCCGGGCGCGCGGCGCGGGCGTTTGCCGGAGCGGCTGCGTTTTCGCACGCTGGCGTCCCTTTCCTTCCCGGCCAGCGAGCTGACCGGCTACAAGCCGGGAACGGAAGAGGGCGACGCGGCGGACGAGATGACGATCAGCTTCCTCGGCCTGACCGGGCCGAGCGGCGCGCTGCCCACCGCCTATACCGAGCTGCTGCTGGAGCGCCGCCTGCGCCACCGCGACGACACCATGCACGCCTTCTTCGACCTGTTCAGCCACCGCGCCGCGTCGCTGTTCTTCGAGGCCTGGTGCAAGTACCGCAGCTGGATCCATGTCGAGGCGGGCGAGCGGAATGGCTTCACCCGCAACCTGCTGGATCTGGGCGGCGTCGGCCTATCCCAGCTGCGCCAGCAGATGGGGCCGGGCGCGGAGCTGGACGAGCGGATGTTCGTCTACTACGCCGGCCTGCTCAGCCAGAAGCCGCTGTCGGCGCAGTCGCTGCTGACGCTGGTGGAAGGGTTCTTCGGCGTCGACGCCACTTTGGAGCAGTTTGTCGGCCAATGGCTGCAGGTGCCCGAGGGCGAGCAGAGCCAGTTGGGCATGGATGGCTGCGAGTTGGGATTGTCGGCCTTCGCCGGCGAGCGCATCTGGGACCGCCAGACCAAGCTCAAGCTGCGGCTGGGGCCTTTGCGCCGAGAGCAGTTCAACGCGCTGCAGCCGCACGCCGCCGGCGCCCAGGCGCTGCGCGCGCTGATGAAGTTCGCGCTGGGCCACGGCCTGGCCGCCGAAGTATGCCTGGTGCTGGACCAGCGCGACGTGCAGCCGGCGGTGCTGGGGTCGGCCACGCTGAGCCTGGGGGGAGACAGCTGGATGGGCCGGCCGGCGGGACACCCCGACGATATGCGTTACACCTTGCTGGACTGA
- the tssF gene encoding type VI secretion system baseplate subunit TssF codes for MLESLLPYYERELGHLRELSGEFARRYPKIAGRLQMEGDQCADPHTERLIEAFALLASRIHKKLDDDYPEVAESFLDVLYPHYLQPIPSATIVQFECDPARPEIAKRYRVERGQPVHAPAINGVVCKFRSAYPVDLYPLSLNSAKLELTSGSPYLRQLAPDAAALLTMEFQTHGGLALNSIGLTSLRFFLDGEPALMHLLYELLLSQVLRIRVGDGSEDPSRSAVLPASAIRPVGFGRDEGMLEYDERSFMGYRLLTEYFCYPDKFLFVDIAELDKAAVRLDGGKLVLQLVLGDYPDSERHHRLLTQLQAHHLKLGCAPIVNLFNQPGEPIRVSHQKAGYAVLADGRKQQAYEVIQIRRVVRVEKSGEGESSEEVPPFYATRHGSERQTPRFYWHASREGSPRAGDKGTDLELHLVDLQFNAVRPAAEVLSLDLLCSNRDLPEQIPFGGSQAAQRTDFSLPGHSVVKRVRLLRKPSATQRSPLGRAVQWRLISHLSLNYMSIVDSGVAALQEMLALYNLTGSPVNVRQIQGVVGIDSKPAVTRVSGRDFAGFVRGSEIRLKLDADYYVGGSVYLFASVLERFFALYCAPNSFTRLRVETTQQDQEVAVWPARAGEALVI; via the coding sequence ATGCTTGAATCCTTACTACCGTATTACGAACGCGAACTCGGCCACCTGCGGGAGCTGTCGGGCGAGTTCGCGCGCCGCTATCCGAAGATCGCCGGCCGGCTGCAGATGGAAGGCGACCAGTGCGCCGACCCGCACACCGAACGGCTGATCGAAGCGTTCGCGCTGCTGGCTTCGCGCATCCACAAAAAGCTGGACGACGATTATCCCGAGGTGGCGGAAAGCTTCCTGGATGTGCTGTATCCGCATTATCTGCAGCCGATTCCGTCGGCCACCATCGTCCAGTTCGAGTGCGATCCGGCGCGGCCGGAGATCGCCAAGCGCTACCGCGTGGAGCGCGGCCAGCCGGTGCATGCGCCGGCGATCAACGGCGTGGTGTGCAAATTCCGCAGCGCCTACCCGGTGGACCTGTATCCGCTGTCGCTGAATAGCGCCAAGCTGGAGCTGACCAGCGGCTCGCCCTATCTGCGCCAGTTGGCGCCGGACGCGGCGGCGCTGCTGACGATGGAGTTCCAGACCCACGGCGGCCTGGCCTTGAACAGCATAGGGCTGACTTCGCTGCGCTTCTTCCTGGACGGCGAGCCGGCGCTGATGCACCTGCTGTACGAGCTCCTGCTGTCCCAGGTGCTGCGCATCCGCGTCGGCGATGGCAGCGAGGACCCGTCGCGCAGCGCGGTGCTGCCGGCCTCGGCCATCCGCCCGGTGGGCTTCGGCCGCGACGAGGGCATGCTGGAGTACGACGAGCGCTCGTTCATGGGCTACCGGCTGCTGACCGAATATTTCTGCTATCCGGACAAGTTCCTGTTCGTCGACATCGCCGAGCTGGACAAGGCCGCGGTGCGCCTGGATGGCGGCAAGCTGGTGCTGCAGCTGGTGCTGGGCGACTACCCGGACAGCGAGCGCCATCACCGGCTGTTGACCCAATTGCAAGCCCATCATCTGAAGCTGGGCTGCGCCCCCATCGTCAACCTGTTCAACCAGCCCGGCGAGCCCATCCGCGTCAGCCACCAGAAGGCCGGCTACGCGGTGCTGGCCGACGGCCGCAAGCAGCAGGCTTACGAAGTGATCCAGATCCGCCGCGTGGTGCGGGTGGAGAAGTCCGGCGAGGGCGAAAGCAGCGAGGAGGTGCCGCCGTTCTATGCCACGCGCCACGGCAGCGAGCGCCAGACGCCGCGCTTCTACTGGCACGCCAGCCGCGAAGGCTCGCCGCGAGCCGGTGACAAGGGAACGGACCTGGAACTGCATCTGGTGGATCTGCAGTTCAACGCGGTGCGGCCGGCGGCCGAGGTGCTGAGCCTGGACTTGCTGTGCAGCAACCGCGACCTGCCGGAGCAGATTCCCTTCGGCGGCAGCCAGGCGGCGCAGCGCACCGATTTCAGCCTGCCCGGCCATTCGGTGGTGAAGCGGGTGAGGCTGCTGCGCAAGCCGTCGGCCACCCAGCGCAGCCCTTTGGGCCGCGCGGTGCAGTGGCGGCTGATCTCGCATCTGTCGCTGAACTACATGTCCATCGTCGATTCCGGCGTGGCGGCGCTGCAGGAGATGCTGGCGCTGTACAACCTCACTGGTTCGCCGGTCAACGTGCGCCAGATCCAGGGCGTGGTGGGCATAGACAGCAAGCCGGCGGTGACGCGCGTCAGCGGCCGCGATTTCGCCGGCTTCGTCCGCGGCAGCGAAATCAGGCTGAAACTGGACGCCGATTACTATGTCGGCGGCAGCGTCTACTTGTTCGCCTCGGTGCTGGAACGCTTCTTCGCTTTGTACTGCGCGCCCAACAGCTTCACCCGGTTGCGGGTGGAGACGACGCAGCAGGACCAGGAGGTGGCGGTATGGCCGGCGCGGGCGGGCGAGGCTTTGGTGATATGA
- a CDS encoding T6SS phospholipase effector Tle1-like catalytic domain-containing protein, with the protein MSKVSLAPAFPERGHWPSDLNEVIKQRYAQQREIAAHCVDARGEGKPADCALVMNVSLFFDGTNNHGDSDDAADPVCSTNIRRLYHATVGKDDAQSSGYFSYYIQGVGTCFPEIGEKKPLDSGLRYASGGDARIQWGITRLIRALHLATPLEPPSEEDMAKLVEGLQYQYEKREKGPTVKYETTPDERRALVKKALKDVLAEQEKPDHKPKILKIKLFVYGFSRGAAEARAFLWRLGELIEDGALASFPIEVKFVGLLDTVASVGLTELAPGAQGHQGWADGTMKLPPWLPADCCVHLVSAHEQRLCFPLDSVGTDAVGAYPASVKGEWVYPGMHSDVGGGYPPQDQGKALDGQPLLLSQVALLHLYSLAFAAGAPLKINADRLMNANPQQLAMLKAKEPWRFMLDDVQKLFAIDDVLIRRFNAWQNFSTKHLPASRKEEGPMEAIMRAQAAQINAWRIERFSGGLQGKGGQDQSHSNFYQYASKERQTPEWRVKEEKRIWDKQSGKGKPAAPEPLLDEDKKPRLDENGNPIEWKPNLNKAYEPTLDKVQLDLGATDFTNDYLDRASLANKGNLVGILTSILTSPSRLFSADKIMDEFPLLKRDSEALHADVVADKELMALYDDHVHDSRAWFMQSSLDKLEPGGTYWRYRTIFFTDDINNKQQLDKLPEVKAERERREREKEMKRMYSGG; encoded by the coding sequence ATGTCGAAAGTAAGCCTGGCTCCCGCCTTTCCGGAGCGTGGCCACTGGCCGAGCGACTTGAATGAGGTGATCAAGCAGCGTTATGCGCAGCAGCGGGAAATCGCCGCGCACTGCGTGGATGCCCGCGGAGAGGGCAAGCCGGCGGATTGCGCGCTGGTGATGAATGTCAGCCTGTTTTTTGACGGCACCAATAATCACGGCGATAGCGATGATGCCGCCGATCCGGTGTGTAGCACCAATATCCGTCGCCTGTATCATGCGACAGTCGGTAAGGATGATGCTCAGTCTAGTGGCTATTTCAGCTACTACATCCAGGGTGTGGGCACTTGTTTCCCTGAAATTGGTGAGAAAAAGCCTTTGGATAGCGGTCTGCGTTACGCGTCTGGCGGCGATGCCAGAATCCAGTGGGGAATTACTAGGTTAATTCGCGCTTTGCATTTGGCGACGCCGTTGGAGCCGCCATCTGAGGAAGATATGGCCAAGCTGGTCGAGGGCCTGCAATACCAGTACGAAAAGCGTGAGAAGGGGCCCACGGTCAAGTATGAGACCACGCCGGATGAGCGGCGGGCCCTGGTGAAAAAGGCGCTTAAGGACGTACTGGCTGAGCAGGAGAAGCCGGATCACAAGCCAAAGATCTTGAAGATCAAGTTGTTCGTTTATGGCTTTTCCCGCGGCGCGGCCGAGGCGCGCGCCTTCTTGTGGCGGCTGGGAGAGTTGATCGAGGATGGCGCGCTGGCCAGCTTCCCGATAGAGGTGAAGTTTGTCGGTCTGCTCGATACCGTGGCCTCGGTGGGGTTGACCGAGCTGGCGCCAGGCGCGCAGGGTCACCAGGGCTGGGCGGATGGCACAATGAAATTGCCGCCGTGGTTGCCAGCCGACTGCTGCGTGCACTTGGTCAGCGCGCATGAGCAGCGGCTGTGTTTCCCATTGGATTCGGTGGGTACCGATGCGGTGGGGGCCTATCCGGCCAGCGTCAAGGGCGAGTGGGTTTATCCCGGCATGCATAGTGATGTTGGTGGAGGCTATCCGCCACAAGATCAGGGTAAGGCATTGGATGGACAGCCGCTGCTTTTGTCTCAAGTAGCGTTGTTGCATCTGTATTCGCTTGCTTTTGCAGCGGGAGCACCTTTGAAAATCAATGCAGATAGGTTGATGAATGCCAATCCTCAGCAGTTGGCGATGCTGAAGGCTAAGGAACCATGGCGCTTCATGCTTGACGATGTGCAAAAGCTGTTTGCTATTGATGATGTTCTGATTCGTAGATTCAATGCGTGGCAAAATTTTTCTACCAAACATCTGCCTGCCTCACGAAAAGAGGAGGGGCCGATGGAGGCGATAATGCGGGCTCAAGCTGCCCAGATTAATGCTTGGCGGATAGAGCGTTTCTCTGGCGGCTTGCAGGGCAAGGGGGGGCAGGACCAGAGTCATTCCAATTTCTACCAATACGCGTCCAAAGAGCGGCAAACGCCTGAATGGCGGGTGAAGGAAGAAAAGCGGATCTGGGACAAGCAAAGCGGCAAGGGAAAACCGGCAGCCCCGGAACCACTGTTGGACGAGGATAAAAAGCCGAGACTGGACGAGAATGGCAATCCTATTGAGTGGAAGCCTAATCTGAACAAGGCGTATGAGCCGACGCTGGACAAAGTGCAACTGGATTTGGGCGCGACCGACTTCACGAATGACTATCTCGATCGTGCTAGCTTGGCCAATAAAGGCAATTTGGTAGGCATTCTGACGTCCATTTTGACCAGCCCTTCGCGTTTGTTCAGCGCGGACAAGATCATGGACGAGTTCCCCTTGCTCAAGCGTGACAGCGAAGCTTTGCACGCTGATGTGGTGGCGGACAAGGAGTTGATGGCCTTGTATGACGACCACGTGCACGATTCCCGAGCCTGGTTCATGCAATCATCGCTGGACAAGCTGGAACCGGGGGGCACTTATTGGCGTTACCGCACTATTTTCTTCACCGACGACATCAATAACAAGCAGCAGTTGGACAAGTTGCCGGAAGTGAAGGCGGAGCGTGAGCGGCGAGAGCGCGAGAAGGAAATGAAGAGGATGTACAGCGGCGGCTAA
- a CDS encoding DUF3304 domain-containing protein, with amino-acid sequence MWRKWWMLPLLAVLAACQSMGEPKMMGGAGRVINTDNQTSIVWAKFNGQGIAGSGGDDCCIEYPAKWQPGMTATVEWMKDPRVGLNADGSKRPRGNLNGSLSEAEKVWVKAHEAQYTRHAAIVSVPQYNKTCGVTLIFLPCDEARVIIDCKQYFDVIQTLPGGARRYPELIRRLGGQQTCRK; translated from the coding sequence ATGTGGCGTAAATGGTGGATGTTGCCGCTGCTGGCGGTGTTGGCGGCTTGCCAAAGCATGGGCGAGCCCAAAATGATGGGGGGGGCGGGGCGAGTGATCAATACCGATAATCAAACTAGTATTGTCTGGGCGAAATTCAATGGCCAAGGCATCGCCGGCAGCGGCGGCGATGATTGCTGCATTGAATATCCCGCGAAATGGCAGCCGGGGATGACGGCGACAGTTGAGTGGATGAAGGATCCTCGGGTCGGCCTGAATGCTGACGGTTCAAAGCGTCCTCGAGGTAACCTAAATGGCTCGTTGTCGGAGGCCGAGAAAGTATGGGTAAAGGCGCATGAGGCCCAATACACCCGTCACGCCGCGATTGTATCGGTGCCCCAATATAACAAGACCTGCGGTGTGACGTTGATCTTCCTGCCTTGCGATGAGGCCAGGGTGATTATCGATTGCAAACAGTACTTCGATGTGATCCAGACCTTGCCGGGGGGAGCGCGCCGCTATCCGGAGCTGATTCGCCGTTTGGGAGGTCAGCAGACATGTCGAAAGTAA
- a CDS encoding DUF3304 domain-containing protein — MSWRRLLWGGALIGLAGCQGMGEPKMMGGSGRVINTDNRTSIVWAKFNGQGIAGSGGDDCCIEYPAKWQPGMTATVEWMKDPQRWGNPDGSKRPASNQEAINRWDKIHESRYTRHTAIVSVPKYDGTCGVTLIILPCDEARVIIDCQQHFDVVQTLPSGPGRYPELIRRLGGKTQCVAGV; from the coding sequence ATGAGCTGGCGGCGCTTGCTCTGGGGAGGCGCGTTGATCGGTCTGGCGGGCTGTCAGGGCATGGGCGAGCCCAAGATGATGGGTGGCTCGGGACGGGTGATCAATACCGATAATCGAACCAGCATTGTTTGGGCGAAATTCAATGGTCAGGGTATCGCCGGCAGCGGCGGCGATGATTGCTGTATCGAGTATCCCGCCAAATGGCAGCCGGGAATGACGGCGACAGTCGAGTGGATGAAAGATCCGCAGCGCTGGGGCAATCCGGATGGCTCTAAACGGCCAGCCAGTAATCAGGAAGCGATCAATCGCTGGGACAAGATTCATGAGTCCCGCTACACCCGGCATACTGCCATCGTATCGGTGCCGAAATATGATGGGACTTGCGGCGTGACGTTGATCATCCTGCCCTGTGACGAGGCAAGGGTGATTATTGATTGCCAGCAACATTTCGATGTAGTTCAGACCTTGCCAAGTGGCCCAGGACGCTATCCGGAATTGATCCGCCGTTTAGGCGGCAAGACGCAATGCGTTGCCGGCGTTTGA
- a CDS encoding DUF4123 domain-containing protein, with the protein MKPQIVMTAPSPEAWLYMLLQTARELELPWLDLIVDQAEMGARWQSRVGALYPPRMLLQDTPHAEAADEGPVLVRLDANQPQTRLLKLLRQWQGQPRVLALFSGWDYDQLAERLTLCMQASWDKGLQQGVLRFHDPRLFAAVVDALDEPRRQLLLEPAVQWHWLDRDGHARMLDATALQSLPPLEWVHDTLTLEQPHIDALACWHLAETWRQNHLLVPQLYGLDSEEELVRRLAQAHQAADKAKLWSEAERIPVVERMLRENA; encoded by the coding sequence ATGAAGCCGCAAATCGTGATGACCGCCCCCAGCCCGGAAGCCTGGCTGTACATGTTATTGCAGACGGCGCGAGAGCTGGAGCTGCCGTGGCTGGACTTGATCGTCGATCAAGCCGAGATGGGCGCGCGCTGGCAAAGCCGGGTGGGCGCGCTGTATCCGCCGCGCATGCTGTTGCAAGACACCCCGCATGCCGAGGCCGCCGACGAAGGCCCGGTCTTGGTGCGCCTGGATGCCAATCAGCCGCAAACGCGCTTGCTGAAACTGCTGCGGCAATGGCAGGGCCAGCCGCGGGTGCTGGCGCTGTTCAGCGGTTGGGACTACGACCAACTGGCCGAGCGGCTGACGCTGTGCATGCAGGCCTCCTGGGACAAAGGCTTGCAGCAGGGCGTGCTGCGTTTCCACGATCCGCGGCTGTTCGCCGCCGTGGTGGACGCATTGGACGAGCCGCGCCGCCAGTTGCTGTTGGAGCCGGCGGTGCAATGGCACTGGCTGGACCGCGACGGCCACGCCCGCATGCTGGACGCCACCGCGCTGCAGTCGTTGCCGCCACTGGAGTGGGTGCATGACACGCTGACGCTGGAGCAGCCGCATATCGACGCGCTGGCCTGCTGGCATTTGGCGGAAACCTGGCGGCAAAACCACCTGTTGGTGCCGCAGCTGTATGGCCTGGATTCCGAAGAGGAGCTGGTGCGCCGCTTGGCGCAGGCCCATCAGGCGGCGGACAAGGCCAAGTTGTGGTCCGAGGCGGAGCGGATCCCGGTAGTGGAGCGCATGCTCAGGGAAAACGCATGA
- a CDS encoding type VI secretion system Vgr family protein, which translates to MDLSSLLASFASAFNQDQRLLTLELGSGQVAAEQLLPQSLNGEEGVSQAYRYQLTCLSPDGAIELKTLLGQAARIGIADAQGQETIRCGVVSQARLMGSDGGFAQYGLTIEPPIALLRHRRTSRVFQDLSVPDIVQQIVHEHQAANPVFARAQTVEFKVGPAQPRSYCLQYREDDFSFIVRLLHEEGYAWRFEHVDGDAPQVKLAVFDDAYSLPPAEVERVRFHRSDATEEEDGLTDWSAARQIVPGNVALATFDYQPVSTQHTGDSSQIDQGPGGQALQSSLQDYDPQGLYYAGDAEQLSHYARLRQQAHDLQAKSFEGAGSIRGLTAGQWFRLDDHPAHEADSHEQREFVVTGQTLQVRNNLPTDLQSILPTDDQTDAPFTTRIQAQRHGIPLTPAYAGTEHAKPKSRGVQTATVVGPAGEEVHTDQHGRIKVQFHWQRPDEHPTIGAALDDKSSCWLRVAMPSAGAGWGHQFIPRIGQEVLVDFIEGDIDRPVITGVLYNGSHPTPDFSGAGSLPANKTLSGIKSKEHQGGGYNELLFDDTPGEVRAKLSSEPGKTQLNQGYLAHPRSNGKALPRGDGFELRTDHHGAIRAAHGLLLTTEAQNGASGKQLAREHAQSQLDAALSLSQALAETASGQLADAMETGPDEIGPDNAKAGKKTDGHLQHHVDALKAWEAGSNTDKDGKTAKDQAGQQPLLVLSAPAGIAALTEQSQTVSAGQNLNLVAQRDANHTTGRRWIHNVGQHISLFVAGVKDKVALKLIAAKGKVQVQAQSDAMELTADKDVTITSAKQTIHVNAKQEILLTSGGAYIRLKDGKIELHAPGTISIKGASHNFSGPDQMNPPLPRFPNTVCKQCMAQAFSQANPLVAAK; encoded by the coding sequence ATGGACCTTAGCTCTCTCCTAGCCAGCTTCGCCTCCGCCTTCAATCAAGACCAGCGCCTGCTCACCCTGGAGCTGGGCAGCGGACAGGTCGCCGCCGAGCAGCTGCTGCCGCAAAGCCTCAATGGCGAAGAAGGCGTGTCCCAGGCCTACCGCTATCAACTCACCTGCCTTTCCCCCGACGGCGCCATCGAACTCAAGACCCTGCTCGGCCAGGCCGCCCGCATCGGCATCGCCGACGCCCAGGGCCAGGAGACCATCCGCTGCGGCGTGGTCAGCCAGGCCCGGCTGATGGGTTCCGACGGCGGCTTCGCCCAGTACGGCCTCACCATCGAGCCGCCGATCGCGCTACTGCGCCACCGCCGCACCTCGCGCGTGTTCCAGGACTTGAGCGTGCCGGACATCGTCCAGCAGATCGTCCATGAGCATCAGGCGGCCAACCCGGTGTTCGCGCGCGCGCAAACGGTGGAGTTCAAGGTCGGCCCGGCGCAGCCGCGCAGCTATTGCCTGCAATACCGCGAGGACGACTTCAGCTTCATCGTCCGCCTGCTGCACGAGGAGGGTTACGCCTGGCGCTTCGAGCACGTCGACGGCGACGCGCCCCAGGTCAAGCTGGCGGTGTTCGACGACGCCTACAGCCTGCCGCCGGCCGAGGTGGAGCGGGTGCGCTTCCACCGCAGCGACGCGACGGAAGAGGAAGACGGCCTCACCGACTGGAGCGCCGCCCGCCAGATCGTGCCCGGCAACGTGGCGCTGGCCACCTTCGACTACCAGCCGGTGTCCACCCAGCACACCGGCGACAGCAGCCAGATCGACCAGGGCCCGGGCGGCCAGGCGCTGCAGTCCAGCCTGCAGGACTACGATCCGCAGGGCCTGTACTACGCCGGCGACGCCGAGCAGTTGAGCCACTACGCCCGGCTGCGCCAGCAGGCGCACGACCTGCAGGCCAAGAGCTTCGAAGGCGCCGGCTCCATCCGCGGCCTGACCGCCGGCCAGTGGTTCCGCCTGGACGACCACCCGGCGCACGAGGCCGACAGCCACGAGCAGCGCGAATTCGTCGTCACCGGCCAGACGCTGCAGGTGCGCAACAACCTGCCGACCGATCTGCAGTCCATCCTGCCGACGGACGACCAAACCGACGCCCCGTTTACCACCCGCATTCAGGCCCAGCGCCACGGCATCCCGCTGACCCCGGCCTATGCCGGTACAGAACACGCCAAACCGAAATCGCGCGGCGTGCAGACCGCCACTGTGGTGGGACCGGCCGGCGAGGAAGTCCACACCGACCAACACGGCCGCATCAAGGTGCAGTTCCACTGGCAGCGGCCGGACGAGCACCCCACCATCGGCGCCGCGCTGGACGACAAATCCTCCTGCTGGCTGCGCGTCGCCATGCCGTCGGCCGGCGCCGGCTGGGGCCACCAGTTCATCCCGCGCATCGGCCAGGAAGTGCTGGTCGACTTCATCGAAGGCGACATCGACCGCCCGGTGATCACCGGCGTCTTGTACAACGGCAGCCACCCCACGCCCGACTTCAGCGGCGCCGGCAGCCTGCCGGCCAACAAGACGCTGTCCGGCATCAAATCCAAAGAACACCAGGGCGGCGGCTACAACGAGCTGCTGTTCGACGACACCCCGGGCGAAGTGCGCGCCAAGCTCAGCAGCGAGCCGGGCAAGACCCAGCTCAACCAGGGCTACCTCGCCCACCCGCGCAGCAACGGCAAGGCCCTGCCACGCGGCGACGGCTTCGAGCTCAGAACCGACCACCACGGCGCCATCCGCGCCGCCCACGGCCTGCTGCTCACCACCGAAGCGCAGAACGGCGCATCCGGCAAACAGCTGGCGCGCGAGCATGCGCAGAGCCAGCTCGACGCCGCCTTGAGCCTCTCGCAAGCCTTGGCCGAAACCGCCAGCGGCCAGCTGGCCGACGCCATGGAAACCGGCCCCGACGAAATCGGCCCGGACAACGCCAAGGCCGGCAAGAAAACCGACGGCCACCTGCAGCACCACGTCGACGCGCTGAAGGCCTGGGAAGCGGGATCGAACACCGACAAGGATGGCAAGACCGCCAAGGATCAAGCGGGACAGCAGCCGCTGCTGGTGCTGTCCGCGCCCGCAGGCATCGCCGCCCTCACCGAACAAAGCCAGACCGTCTCCGCCGGCCAGAACCTGAACCTGGTCGCCCAGCGCGACGCCAACCACACCACGGGACGGCGCTGGATTCACAACGTGGGCCAGCACATCAGCCTGTTCGTGGCGGGGGTGAAGGACAAGGTGGCGCTGAAGCTGATCGCGGCGAAGGGCAAGGTGCAGGTGCAGGCGCAGAGCGACGCGATGGAGCTGACGGCGGATAAGGATGTGACCATCACCTCGGCCAAGCAGACGATACACGTCAATGCTAAGCAGGAAATCCTGTTGACCTCCGGTGGGGCCTATATCCGCCTGAAGGACGGCAAGATCGAGCTACACGCGCCGGGCACCATCAGCATCAAGGGTGCCAGCCACAATTTCAGCGGACCGGATCAAATGAATCCGCCGCTGCCGCGCTTCCCCAATACCGTATGCAAGCAATGCATGGCACAGGCGTTCAGCCAGGCCAACCCGCTGGTGGCCGCCAAATGA
- a CDS encoding OmpA family protein, translating into MKRLLIAVVVALSCAACKTVPTKEQVEASKAAAAANDAKAQIAKQAAANYAADATLVPFEKMNAKLTPVGEAQLDLLLPKLKTAKSILIRGHCYRRDIGNAKAASQTRAANVRDYLMNAGVPSSKITLRYDTERPVHGVRLVVND; encoded by the coding sequence ATGAAACGTTTGTTGATCGCCGTGGTTGTCGCCTTGTCTTGCGCCGCCTGCAAAACGGTGCCGACCAAGGAGCAAGTGGAGGCCAGCAAGGCCGCCGCCGCAGCCAATGATGCTAAGGCGCAGATTGCCAAGCAGGCTGCCGCCAACTACGCGGCCGACGCTACCCTGGTTCCGTTTGAAAAGATGAACGCCAAGCTCACTCCGGTAGGCGAGGCCCAGCTGGACCTGCTGCTGCCCAAGCTGAAGACCGCCAAATCCATCCTGATCCGCGGTCATTGCTATCGCCGCGACATCGGCAACGCCAAGGCCGCGTCCCAGACTCGCGCCGCCAATGTGCGCGATTACCTGATGAACGCCGGCGTGCCGTCCAGCAAGATCACCCTGCGCTACGACACCGAGCGTCCAGTGCATGGCGTGCGCCTGGTCGTCAACGACTGA
- a CDS encoding Hcp family type VI secretion system effector, which yields MAFDAFLKIDGIPGESGDDKHKDWIEIQSFSHKLEQPAQASASTAGGATAERVNHGVYEITHFLDKASPKIYEACCTGKHIKEITIELCRAGGDKVKYMEIKMEQVLISKVEPHGSATDSGFPAEKVSFSYGKIKWTYTQQKRADGAGGGNVSAGWDLTANKVIA from the coding sequence ATGGCTTTTGATGCATTTCTGAAAATCGATGGCATTCCTGGCGAAAGCGGCGACGACAAGCACAAAGACTGGATCGAAATCCAATCGTTCAGCCACAAGCTGGAACAACCGGCCCAGGCTTCCGCCAGCACCGCCGGCGGCGCTACCGCCGAACGCGTGAACCACGGCGTGTACGAAATCACCCACTTCCTGGACAAAGCCAGCCCGAAGATCTACGAAGCTTGCTGCACCGGCAAGCACATCAAGGAGATCACCATCGAGCTGTGCCGCGCGGGTGGCGACAAGGTGAAGTACATGGAAATCAAGATGGAACAAGTCCTGATCTCCAAGGTTGAGCCGCACGGCTCCGCCACCGACAGCGGCTTCCCGGCCGAAAAGGTGAGCTTCAGCTACGGCAAGATCAAGTGGACCTACACCCAGCAGAAGCGCGCCGACGGCGCCGGCGGCGGCAATGTCAGCGCCGGTTGGGACCTGACCGCGAACAAAGTAATCGCCTAA